AGCATTTTCGTATAGATTTGAGTAGgtataatttgaattatagCTTCTGTACTCTTTAAATCTTTCCCCATCTTCAAACTCTATTTCATTTTGAGCTTTCATGTACGAAAATGAAGTTGCAATTAACAATGAAATCTCAGCCAATAAAGAGTATACTGATAATGGTATTCCACAAATCCACCAAGCCTTGCTTTCCAATAGTTGGTGGTCATATATTGACCAGTTTTTATCCATATTATTTAGATAATACAAATCTAATATACTCAAAATTATGCAAACTGACCAGCAAGCCAATAGCACTGGCATTGTAAAAGCACTAAAAACGCTCAtcttaaaatttaaaactatccatataaaatttgaattactatattaattttctattatttgattttgggtgcaaaatttatattgattaCCGAGCACActaaattttcaatacaCTATTCGGGAAAAGCTAACAAGCCTAAATTCACACTTTAACAAATCATTAGATTTTAATCTCAATAGTAACATTATAGAGAAAATTTGTTCAATGTAGTACTATTTGgtttattaatcaataattGGTTTTGTAGAATTTAGTGTAATGTTAACAATTTTAGATTAATTttagaataaaaaatgaaatggAGACTATTagacaaataaataaaccAGAAAGATTTAAACTCTAATATAAAGAGGGCTTCAACGAATTCTACTTCctaatttataattattttttttcaaaacttAATTTGGActtgaatattaaaaatgcACCTTTTTGGCGGCATATGTGGGCAGAAAAGCATGTATatcttgatttttttttaatatggAAATAAGtgtaaaaataattaaagaatacCTCAATTCCATGATAAAGACTGATTTCCAGAATTGATGTAACTTGGAATACTTGAACAGGAAATgctgaaaataaaattgttAAACTCGTGGTTTAACTGATCAAACCTAATTTCAatacttttaattttattgaaagcATATTCTCTAGATTCGCtcatcaaatttttattatcaattacAGCTTCTCTAGATTTGATTCCATAGAGCTCAACAGACTGCCTAAGCTTTTCCATTCTTTCAATAAACTGAGCATATCCAGAATTAGAAATGACAGGCTGCAAGACTGAAATTTGGTCATTGTCTGTTACAACAAATTGATTTGCTACCTCTGATTTCTTGGCTTTTAAGCTTTGACTATGTAAAATTAAAGCACTTTCCATGTACTGAATCTCTTCTAAAAGGGACTTATATGTAATCTCGTTTGCTGTTCCGTGTACAGTAAAGGATGCAGGTGAGGTCGCCATGAACATGTCCATAATACCAACAAGCTGGAGTTGTAATTCACTCATTTCTTGCTTAAGTAGTTGAATATCCTTATTTGTAGACTCTAAACTACTTGGCTGTGGATAAAATTCTGAATCACTATCTTCAACAAAACTCTCCTCTGTAGGTGTTTTATTTGAACCTGAATTAAAGTCCCCATTAAAATACTTTACTTTTCCATCCTGATCAATCAAAACTTTTCCTTCGAGTATTTTGTCCTTATTTTTTGTGAGAAACTCCTTTAGATAATCCTTTCTCTCCTTTAATCTATTGAGAAGGTATTTATAATCTGTAATACTACTCGAGTGTTTGACAAGTAAAGGACCATCTAAATTGGCATCTTCGGATTCATTCAATCCTAAAATTTGGTTTTCAACTCTATCAgcatttttattcttattaataCCTTCATCATCaccaattaataatgatctAATAGACCTGCAACCTTCTGGAAGTTCTAAATCTCTCAAAATGATGTTATTTAGCGCATAACATAAATTTTTggaatctttaattttttcaattaaactATTTGCTAAATACATATGGGAAAGAGGTTTCATATTCCACCTATCAGcataaataaaaaacatCATTACTGCAATATTGTTCCAATCTTCATCAATATCATAAACGCTTTTATCTTCAACAGGTGAAAACGAAAAGATATTCCATACTTCCTTTTCTTCCTCTGCTTTATAAAActtatctttatttctaaaagtTGAAGGATTTACTACATCCAAGTAAACTGTTAAATTCTTCATAACTTCATATATTGAGCTAGTTTTAGTATTTAAAgttactaatattattccGGTACCAGATGATTGAACTGCATTCAGGTCTATTTTTGCTCTTGGGAAATATCTTTCAATATCTGAGCTAACGCTAACACACCCGTCAAGTGCAGGATTGTCTGGATTAGTTACACAGTCAATAAATTCTCCGATACTATCCATCATCCAAACATTACAACTTACATCTTCAGGAAGCTTCCAGTTATCGTAATCATCATTATTGGCTTCTTCAGGAAAAATTTGTGATCTTTCAAATCTAACAATGATAACTTCCCCTGCATATTTAGGTATTCCGAACCCTCCATGTGAACTATAATGCTTCAATCTCCCTGTTTCATTTTCTGTGATAAGCTCtgtcatttttttttaaaagctcttttatattaatattatttaaaatattttcatttaactAGAGATCTTAATTCGCTTAGTTCATATAGCATGGTACTTTACGTTACGTATCTACGTGTTATACCAATATTGTTCATAACTAACAGTTACCTGCAAAATAATcttaattaaaagaaatttaaattgaaaatatttaagaaaaacaaatattatatcTAAAATCACTTTTAAAAAGATAATAGTAAGTCGATATTCACTTTTATCGCAACCTAATACAAACATTAAACTCCACTTCAAAATGATAAGTTCTAAAAATGTAGgctatatatattaatgctttaaatttcaaaaatccTATGTAATATAGTTGAAAATCTGAATAGATTTGGATAAGATCTTTTATCAAAACTTGAATCAATTTTTCAAATGCTTATTTTTGAACTGACTACAATAGTGCATGCAAGGCAGCGCCAAATCACACGAACGCTGTTGGCGCCTATTTGAAACAAATTTGTGTGGTTTTTGATATAAATGTaagatgaaaaagaaaatgtattttttttcattttttttcgCAAGTTAAGGTAGGATTATCttttgtaatatttttaaattacttAGGTTGATAGAATGTTTCTCTTTTTTGTAACTTGACTAACTATTAGAGCATAAACTCTTTTAAAGTAGAAATGTACagaaatgaaatattaagtAATTTCTCCTCTAGATTGAGAATTATGTATCGCTACTACGAGAATAGATGGAATGAGCTTATATACAAACAAAATGATGATTTGGTAATGATTCTAAAAGAATAtaacttgaaaataaaacGTGTAGCAAACAACCAAGGAAAAGGGAtagttaaaaaaataatgtttTGTGAGCCTGATATAAAAaggaatataatttaaataaacttGATTCTACAGAAAGAGCGTTTTCTATCATCAAGTACAATTTTCTAAAGTTGGGAAAAGCAATacataatttaaaataactTGGGTGTTGGAAATAAATAGTATTCaagaattgaataaaaataatccaaaaCCTTTATTTAAGAATCTGAAATCTTTTGCCTCTTATATACTTGTTGGTCTTTCTCAAAGTTTTGAGTCAAATCTTCATATCCCTCTCCTACCATTCCAATACAATCGCCACGTAAAACAAGAGACTCCATACTTACAGTTTCTACTTTGTTCAgatctttattatatatctTTTCAAAGCAATTTTGTAATACTATATTTGTTAGCTGATCGAACCCTACCAAATTCCCAACATATACTTTGTTATCAACTGTCAATACGCTCACAGTCTTGTTGATAAACTGTTCTAATGTAGAACTATTCATCTGCTAATTCTAAAAGTTGGTAAAAAGTAtgcaaataattaataaggaccaatataaatatatatatttatatagaTCAGTTTGCCAATGTATTTTGGAAtcctaattttttttaaaccTTGAAAGTAACTGGAATAATTGAAACAGTCAGttcaaaaatagaaaatccTAAGGCATTGTCTAGCCACGTATTTAAGAtgaattcttatttaatatattgttaacaaataaatttccttgaaaaataattttaaaataatttttctgGTCTCATTCTACCGACATCAATGGACCCTCATCTTGATACCGGTTTTTGACTATGAGTGCATTTTGGCGGGCTTCGggaataatttatttattaagctgatgaaaaaattagtatacaaataatttagattACTGTGAgtttgaaagaaaattttcGGTATTATTTGTTCTCACTGGAAAGAAGATACAATCTCTTGAAGGTATAAAGTAAAAGTCCCTTATATTcgtattaataataagtGGCTCATAAAgccattaataataaatttaaaaatacgAAATTTATGTGAGAATATAAGTAATAAACCTTTAAAGTGAGGGAGAAAGAGGTAGGAGTTTATCATATTGAGTACAAAACCATGTATGTGGGCTCTCAGAAGAAGAATGGAGTTGTGGAATTAGAACTTGTGGGAGAAATTCCAAAAACTGAAAGGTTAGATACCGATGTAAACTCTCCCGTTTCATATGATGATTTATTCGAAATTATACCAAATTCTAGAGGAAGAAAACGCAGTAATGAGCTGAAGATTGATATACCTGAGGACTTAAACTCTCAGATGGCCGAACTTCTAAAATTTTGTggtattaatgaatttgatgATGAGGAACCCTTAAATTCGGAAGAAAACAATAAGCAATCAAAATACAATAAGGACtctaaaaatgataaattacTTAAAGCTCACTCTATAGGTCCACCATTCTTAGTCAGATTAATGAGGTATAATTTACTGGAAAATAAGTTTCCTAacttttttgattttgggGTAAATTTAACTTTGCCTGCTTCTTTTCAAGTCTCTGAATATCGCCTTCTAAAGACAGTTCATCCCAGAGATAATCCATGGTACAAAGGTTGTAATAAACTTATTTTATTGGGGATCCCTTCATCTTTACGTCCAAATGACTTGAAGGAAATTATCCTATCTTTTGCTAATAAACCAGGGTGTAATTTAAAGATCAGAGAAACAGAAGTTGAAAATTCTAGCCCAGATTTGAAGTCTTCATCCCAGAAGTCCTTCTCAATTACAGAGTTGGGTATAAAGAACTTCACAAATTTGTTTACAACAGAAAATAAAGGCCACtacttaaataatttatatcaGCCTTCTGGAGCATTGGTAAAGAGTCATATGAATATGGCAATATTAGAATTccaagaagaagaagatgcATTTGAATTTTGGGTGGCGTTAAGTACCGGACTATTTCAATGTTATGGAAGCGTTTTAACAGCAATTCCTGACCCTTCTGGAAAGAGAATTCTTGCCGAGGGAATGTTAACGGTATTTTCCCCAAAAAACATTCCACTTATGGATTCTATTGAATcttttacaaaaaatattcttcaaaagaattatcAAAACTCAGATGAAGTAGAACTTGTTTTATCTTTTCCACTTATTGGTTCATCACGTTCTATTGAtactttaaaaaatgaattaattcaaatatttaaagatttacCAGAATCTGACAGTTATGTAATTGAAGAAACTGTATACTGTCTAACTATACGTTCTAAGACTCAAAAAATCATGGAACTAATTAACAATCGGCTTTTTCAACTTTGTACTTTCAAACTGACTTCAGAATCCGATCAGATGAATTTTATGGATGagaataatcaaattataaatactgcaatgtttattttcaaagacAAAATTTGTGAACCTGTAATAATTCAAGGGAATTATGATATTCATCCAATAAAGCACCGTACAATTGAGCTTTCAagctttaataaaaagcaCGAAAAGAACTCTAAAGTCAGTTTTTCCTCAGTAAACCAGAATGATCAAGACACAGAGCCTGTTGGGTTTCTTTTCAAGAAATTTGAGGAATTAAGAGAAGCTCTTCAGCATGGGCTAGCACCAATCTCTACAAACTCCGGAGACCAGAACATTAATTCTGACCAAAATGGTTCAAATAACGCTAAGAGATTGCTTAGAACCCCTTCAGAAGTTTGTTCAATTGGTGACTCGAATTCTTCGCAAATAGCATCTAACACGATGAATGCTATCAACAAGAAACTTTCTGGAGTCCAAATAGATGGACCATTAAagaatgaagaagaaaatttcGTACAAGAATATCCAGATTCGCATTATAGACGCtcaaataatagaaaaagagCTCTCGAAAGTTTAGATGAGGATCCTGAACTTCCATTAGGTTCAAATTCTGACAATAGAAATGTGAACGGGtcaaataaagatgaaacACAAAGATCTGAAAACAATAAAGCTGAGAAATCTACAAGCAAGAGGAAAACCTCCGTTGAACTACCCAGGAAAAACATTAAAAGTAGCTCATCTAGGAGAGACtaatatttagaatttaAGCTCCAAActttataaaatatattatttatgaaCTATTCATTTCtgttaattttaatagaGGAAATAGTTTTATATACCTGTTCTTCATT
This Cryptosporidium parvum Iowa II chromosome 7, whole genome shotgun sequence DNA region includes the following protein-coding sequences:
- a CDS encoding hypothetical protein (similar to u6 snRNA-associated sm-like protein); its protein translation is QMNSSTLEQFINKTVSVLTVDNKVYVGNLVGFDQLTNIVLQNCFEKIYNKDLNKVETVSMESLVLRGDCIGMVGEGYEDLTQNFEKDQQVYKRQKISDS